In the genome of Candidatus Lokiarchaeota archaeon, the window AGAACGACATGGCATATGTCGAGTTGGATGGTAATATAGCGTGTATATGTAATGGGGCGGGTCTTACTATGGCCACCCTCGATGCGGTAGCCCTGTACGGAGGCAAGGCAAGCACATTCCTCGACCTCGGAGGCGGCGCCGACGCAGAACGGGTAGAAAAAGGAATTGAAGTAGCTTTGATGTTTGATCAAGTAGAGGCAATACTTGTCAACATCATGGGTGGTATTACCAGATGCGATGAGGTTGCAAAGGGAATCGTGGGGGCCAGAGAAGACAAAGGAATTGATGTGCCAATGGTTATCCGCATGGTTGGAACAAATGAGAAGGAGGGGCAAGAAATCTTGGAAAAGGCTGGTATCCCATTCCTGCAAACCATGGAAGACGCAGCCCAGAAGGTAGTTGAGCTTGTAGAGGAGGCGGAATAGATGGCAGTTTTGATTGATAAAGATACGAAAGTTGTAGTACAAGGAATCACTGGTTCACAAGGTACATTCCACTCAGAAGCTATGCTTGAGTATGGTACCAATATAGTGGCTGGAGTGACGCCAGGTAAAGGCGGTCAAGAAATCAATGATGTTCCGGTATATGACACTGTGTGGGAAGCCAAGAAAGAGCATGGTGTCACAGCATCAGTTATTTTTGTCCCAGCTCCATTCGCTGCCGGAGCCGCTATGGAAGCTATAGCAGCAGATTTGAATCCTGTTGTTGTAATCACCGAGCACGTACCGGTCAAAGATGAAATCAAAGTGATTCACGAAGCTAAACGCAAAGACATCACGGTTATTGGTCCAAATACCCCAGGCATTATCCAGCCGGGAGCAAAACAGAAGCTGGGCATCATGCCCGGTCATGTGTTCAAGGCCGGTGAAGTAGGCCTAATGTCCCGAAGCGGTACCCTAACCTATGAGATAGCAGCGGGTATGACCCAGGCCGATATTGGCATTTCTACGGCAATAGGTCTCGGAGGCGACCCCTGTGTTGGTCTTACACCAATTGAGGGGGTGAAACTCTTTGAGAACGATACCGATACCAAAGCTATGGTTTTGGTGGGAGAAATCGGTGGAGATGCAGAAGAGCGAGCAGCAGCATACATCAAGGACGAGGTAGACTTACCAGTTGTTGCCTTCATAGCAGGACGTACTGCTCCGCCTGGCAAGAG includes:
- the sucD gene encoding succinate--CoA ligase subunit alpha, encoding MAVLIDKDTKVVVQGITGSQGTFHSEAMLEYGTNIVAGVTPGKGGQEINDVPVYDTVWEAKKEHGVTASVIFVPAPFAAGAAMEAIAADLNPVVVITEHVPVKDEIKVIHEAKRKDITVIGPNTPGIIQPGAKQKLGIMPGHVFKAGEVGLMSRSGTLTYEIAAGMTQADIGISTAIGLGGDPCVGLTPIEGVKLFENDTDTKAMVLVGEIGGDAEERAAAYIKDEVDLPVVAFIAGRTAPPGKRMGHAGAIISGGTGTAAGKIKAFEDAGVPVAEKPSDVAKLLRENL